A portion of the Archocentrus centrarchus isolate MPI-CPG fArcCen1 chromosome 19, fArcCen1, whole genome shotgun sequence genome contains these proteins:
- the arl3b gene encoding ADP-ribosylation factor-like protein 3, translating into MGLLSILRKLKSTPDQEVRILLLGLDNGGKTTLLKQLASEDISHITPTQGFNIKSVQSQGFKLNVWDIGGQRKIRPYWRNYFENTDVLIYIIDSADRKRFEETGQELAELLDEEKLSGVPVLIFANKQDLLTAAPASEIAEGLNLHTIRDRMWQIQSCSALTGEGIQEGMNWVCKSVNSKKK; encoded by the exons ATG GGATTGCTGTCCATCCTGCGTAAGCTAAAGAGCACACCAGACCAGGAGGTGAGGATACTGCTGCTGGGTCTGGACAACGGCGGGAAGACCACACTCCTTAAACAGCTGGCATCTGAGGACATCAGCCACATCACGCCCACGCAG GGATTCAACATTAAGAGCGTCCAGTCTCAGGGGTTTAAACTAAATGTTTGGGACATTGGAGGCCAAAGGAAGATCAGGCCATACTGGAGGAACTACTTTGAAAACACAGACGTTCTG ATTTACATCATTGACAGTGCTGACAGAAAGAGATTTGAGGAAACAGGTCAG GAGCTGGCTGAGCTGCTGGATGAGGAGAAGCTGAGCGGTGTTCCTGTGCTGATTTTTGCAAACAAGCAGGACCTGCTGACAGCCGCCCCGGCCTCTGAAATCGCAGAAGGTCTCAATCTGCACACCATCCGGGATCGCATGTGGCAGATCCAGTCCTGCTCCGCCCTCACTGGTGAGGGGATTCAG GAGGGCATGAATTGGGTCTGCAAGAGTGTCAACTCCAAGAAAAAATAA